A single window of Gadus morhua chromosome 22, gadMor3.0, whole genome shotgun sequence DNA harbors:
- the LOC115535443 gene encoding major histocompatibility complex class I-related gene protein isoform X3, with protein MKALTGLLLLVFGHGVSSVLHSLQYFYTGSSGLTAFPEFVAVGMVDGVQIGYYDSNIQGIVLKQDWMERYARDDPDYLERLTGIAKGDQQWFKVNIGILKKIFYQIGGIHIYQKMYGCEWDDDDDSTDGYEQYGYDGEDFISLDLKTLTWVAAVPQAVPTTQSLNQDKAGLQYQKYYYTKECVGVLKTALSYGESTLQRTDRPRVSLLQRSPSSPVVCHATGFYPDRVVVFWRRDGQELHEQVDPGEVLPNHDGTFQVSVDLNLTAVPQEDWGRYECVVQLRGIEDISTPLDPALIRTNWVYKSGITIPIIIGFLVLLLTAAAAAVGVFVYKKRNGSDTSSENTEGQNPAPEAQPLTTVCS; from the exons ATGAAGGCGCTAACGggcctgctgctgttggtctttgGTCACGGTGTGTCCTCAG tgcttCACTCTCTGCAGTATTTCTACACGGGGTCATCTGGACTCACAGCCTTCCCagagtttgttgctgttgggatGGTGGATGGAGTTCAGATTGGATACTATGACAGCAACATCCAGGGAATAGTCCTCAAACAGGACTGGATGGAGCGGTACGCCAGAGATGACCCCGACTACCTGGAGAGGCTTACTGGAATAGCTAAGGGTGACCAGCAGTGGTTCAAAGTCAACATTGGGATTCTGAAGAAGATCTTTTACCAGATAGGAG gtatcCACATATATCAGAAGATGTATGGttgtgagtgggatgatgatgatgattctaCTGATGGTTATGAGCAGTATGGTTATGATGGAGAGGACTTCATATCGTTGGACCtgaagaccctgacctgggTCGCTGCAGTACCTCAGGCTGTCCCCACCACACAGAGTTTGAATCAGGATAAAGCTGGATTACAATACCAGAAGTACTACTACACCAAGGAGTGTGTTGGTGTTCTGAAGACGGCCCTGTCCTATGGGgagagcactctgcagagaacag atcgtccgcgggtgtctctgctccagaggagcccctcctccccagtggtgtgccatgctacaggcttctaccctgacagggtggtggtgttctggaggagagacggccaggagctccatgagcaggtggaccccggggaggtcctccccaaccacgacgggaccttccaggtcagcgtggacctgaacctcacggccgtcccacaggaggactgggggaggtacgagtgtgtggtccagctgagaggcatcgaggacatctccacccccctggaccccgccctcatcaggaccaactggg TGTACAAGAGTGGCATcaccatccccatcatcattgggttccttgttctcctcctcactgctgctgctgctgctgttggagtCTTTGTGTACAAGAAGCGGAACG GTTCTGACACCAGCTCTGAGAACACTGAGGGGCAGAATCCGGCTCCTGAGGCCCAACCTCTGACCACA GTTTGTAGTTAA
- the LOC115535443 gene encoding major histocompatibility complex class I-related gene protein isoform X1 produces the protein MKALTGLLLLVFGHGVSSVLHSLQYFYTGSSGLTAFPEFVAVGMVDGVQIGYYDSNIQGIVLKQDWMERYARDDPDYLERLTGIAKGDQQWFKVNIGILKKIFYQIGGIHIYQKMYGCEWDDDDDSTDGYEQYGYDGEDFISLDLKTLTWVAAVPQAVPTTQSLNQDKAGLQYQKYYYTKECVGVLKTALSYGESTLQRTDRPRVSLLQRSPSSPVVCHATGFYPDRVVVFWRRDGQELHEQVDPGEVLPNHDGTFQVSVDLNLTAVPQEDWGRYECVVQLRGIEDISTPLDPALIRTNWVYKSGITIPIIIGFLVLLLTAAAAAVGVFVYKKRNGSDTSSENTEGQNPAPEAQPLTTVSTLPLYNTYSESYVYSYIYLQSTLSQRQ, from the exons ATGAAGGCGCTAACGggcctgctgctgttggtctttgGTCACGGTGTGTCCTCAG tgcttCACTCTCTGCAGTATTTCTACACGGGGTCATCTGGACTCACAGCCTTCCCagagtttgttgctgttgggatGGTGGATGGAGTTCAGATTGGATACTATGACAGCAACATCCAGGGAATAGTCCTCAAACAGGACTGGATGGAGCGGTACGCCAGAGATGACCCCGACTACCTGGAGAGGCTTACTGGAATAGCTAAGGGTGACCAGCAGTGGTTCAAAGTCAACATTGGGATTCTGAAGAAGATCTTTTACCAGATAGGAG gtatcCACATATATCAGAAGATGTATGGttgtgagtgggatgatgatgatgattctaCTGATGGTTATGAGCAGTATGGTTATGATGGAGAGGACTTCATATCGTTGGACCtgaagaccctgacctgggTCGCTGCAGTACCTCAGGCTGTCCCCACCACACAGAGTTTGAATCAGGATAAAGCTGGATTACAATACCAGAAGTACTACTACACCAAGGAGTGTGTTGGTGTTCTGAAGACGGCCCTGTCCTATGGGgagagcactctgcagagaacag atcgtccgcgggtgtctctgctccagaggagcccctcctccccagtggtgtgccatgctacaggcttctaccctgacagggtggtggtgttctggaggagagacggccaggagctccatgagcaggtggaccccggggaggtcctccccaaccacgacgggaccttccaggtcagcgtggacctgaacctcacggccgtcccacaggaggactgggggaggtacgagtgtgtggtccagctgagaggcatcgaggacatctccacccccctggaccccgccctcatcaggaccaactggg TGTACAAGAGTGGCATcaccatccccatcatcattgggttccttgttctcctcctcactgctgctgctgctgctgttggagtCTTTGTGTACAAGAAGCGGAACG GTTCTGACACCAGCTCTGAGAACACTGAGGGGCAGAATCCGGCTCCTGAGGCCCAACCTCTGACCACAGTCAGTACTTTACCACTTTACAATACTTATTCAGAGTCATATGTTTACAGTTATATTTATTTGCAGTCTACTTTATCACAGCGACAGTAA
- the LOC115535443 gene encoding major histocompatibility complex class I-related gene protein isoform X2, which translates to MKALTGLLLLVFGHGVSSVLHSLQYFYTGSSGLTAFPEFVAVGMVDGVQIGYYDSNIQGIVLKQDWMERYARDDPDYLERLTGIAKGDQQWFKVNIGILKKIFYQIGGIHIYQKMYGCEWDDDDDSTDGYEQYGYDGEDFISLDLKTLTWVAAVPQAVPTTQSLNQDKAGLQYQKYYYTKECVGVLKTALSYGESTLQRTDRPRVSLLQRSPSSPVVCHATGFYPDRVVVFWRRDGQELHEQVDPGEVLPNHDGTFQVSVDLNLTAVPQEDWGRYECVVQLRGIEDISTPLDPALIRTNWVYKSGITIPIIIGFLVLLLTAAAAAVGVFVYKKRNGSDTSSENTEGQNPAPEAQPLTTLNHEEAYHVQLPKPGWSGSQFIYNP; encoded by the exons ATGAAGGCGCTAACGggcctgctgctgttggtctttgGTCACGGTGTGTCCTCAG tgcttCACTCTCTGCAGTATTTCTACACGGGGTCATCTGGACTCACAGCCTTCCCagagtttgttgctgttgggatGGTGGATGGAGTTCAGATTGGATACTATGACAGCAACATCCAGGGAATAGTCCTCAAACAGGACTGGATGGAGCGGTACGCCAGAGATGACCCCGACTACCTGGAGAGGCTTACTGGAATAGCTAAGGGTGACCAGCAGTGGTTCAAAGTCAACATTGGGATTCTGAAGAAGATCTTTTACCAGATAGGAG gtatcCACATATATCAGAAGATGTATGGttgtgagtgggatgatgatgatgattctaCTGATGGTTATGAGCAGTATGGTTATGATGGAGAGGACTTCATATCGTTGGACCtgaagaccctgacctgggTCGCTGCAGTACCTCAGGCTGTCCCCACCACACAGAGTTTGAATCAGGATAAAGCTGGATTACAATACCAGAAGTACTACTACACCAAGGAGTGTGTTGGTGTTCTGAAGACGGCCCTGTCCTATGGGgagagcactctgcagagaacag atcgtccgcgggtgtctctgctccagaggagcccctcctccccagtggtgtgccatgctacaggcttctaccctgacagggtggtggtgttctggaggagagacggccaggagctccatgagcaggtggaccccggggaggtcctccccaaccacgacgggaccttccaggtcagcgtggacctgaacctcacggccgtcccacaggaggactgggggaggtacgagtgtgtggtccagctgagaggcatcgaggacatctccacccccctggaccccgccctcatcaggaccaactggg TGTACAAGAGTGGCATcaccatccccatcatcattgggttccttgttctcctcctcactgctgctgctgctgctgttggagtCTTTGTGTACAAGAAGCGGAACG GTTCTGACACCAGCTCTGAGAACACTGAGGGGCAGAATCCGGCTCCTGAGGCCCAACCTCTGACCACA TTAAATCATGAAGAGGCTTATCACGTTCAGCTTCCTAAACCAGGATGGAGTGGATCGCAGTTCATTTATAATCCTTAA